A part of Arachis hypogaea cultivar Tifrunner chromosome 12, arahy.Tifrunner.gnm2.J5K5, whole genome shotgun sequence genomic DNA contains:
- the LOC112727777 gene encoding probable protein S-acyltransferase 16: MAEKSKHLRRFRWSLPVSLVILSIAYIYASTVFVFVDRWFGLLSSPGLINSAVFTALAAMCVLTYRRAISTDPGHVPATYMPDVEDSESPIHEIKRKSGDLRYCQKCSHYKPPRAHHCRICKRCVLRMDHHCIWINNCVGHANYKVFFIFVLYAVIACIYSLVLLVGSLAYDGVQDDDKSGGSFRTVYVVSGLLLVPLSIALCVLLVWHVYLILHNKTTIEYYEGVRALWLAEKGGSIYKHPYDLGPYENLTSVLGPNILSWLWPTAGHIGSGLKFRTGYDVVQGASTSK; the protein is encoded by the exons ATGGCCGAGAAATCCAAGCACCTGCGTCGTTTCCGCTGGTCGCTGCCGGTGAGCCTCGTCATTTTGTCCATCGCCTACATCTATGCCTCCACCGTCTTCGTCTTCGTAGACCGGTGGTTCGGTCTCCTCTCCTCTCCTGGCCTCATAAACAGCGCCGTTTTCACCGCTCTTGCAGCCATGTGCGTCCTCACCTACCGCCGCGCCATCTCCACCGATCCCGGCCACGTCCCCGCCACCTACATGCCCGACGTTGAAGATTCCGAATCACCAATCCACGAGATCAAGCGCAAG AGTGGAGATCTGCGATATTGCCAAAAATGTTCACACTATAAGCCTCCCCGTGCACATCATTGTCGGATTTGCAAAAGATGTGTGCTTCGAATG GATCACCATTGCATTTGGATAAATAACTGCGTCGGCCATGCAAACTATAAGGTCTTCTTCATCTTTGTCTTGTATGCTGTAATTGCATGCATCTACTCCCTG GTCTTACTTGTCGGAAGTCTAGCTTATGATGGCGTTCAGGATGATGATAAAAGTGGCGGCTCTTTCAGAACTGTATAT GTTGTTTCGGGCCTCTTGCTGGTCCCTTTATCTATAGCATTATGTGTGCTTTTAGTATGGCATGTCTATCTCATCTTACATAACAAGACTACGATAGAG TATTATGAAGGAGTGAGAGCTCTGTGGCTTGCTGAGAAAGGTGGAAGTATCTATAAACATCCATATGACCTTGGCCCATATGAGAATTTGACTTCT GTTTTGGGTCCAAATATCCTTAGCTGGCTATGGCCTACGGCAGGCCATATAGGTTCTGGACTTAAGTTCCGCACCGGCTACGATGTTGTGCAAGGAGCATCAACATCGAAATGA
- the LOC112727778 gene encoding mitochondrial dicarboxylate/tricarboxylate transporter DTC isoform X2, with protein MEIETKINYMDPVKIGLNLLCVSLLQPMDMIKVRMQLGQGSGAQIASNILKTEGGYAAFYREVMITSTALTMGWAFSIPTQLAQIRMQADATFPTSQRQNYTNVFNALHRVVADEGVRVLWRGSVAEIARQSALITGRIAGYPLSFRYLKDSLGFGESTSAIGACAISSFIGCALSLPFDYVKTQLQTMQPDAYGKYPYTGSFDCVRKTLKTGGLPMFYSGFRFYYFRVAALTMITWFIMKQLRRLDASINEKKITIKAR; from the exons ATGGAGATTGAGACGAAGATAAATTATATGGACCCTGTTAAAATCGGCCTCAACTTGCTCTGCGTTTCCCTCCTTCAACCAATGGATATGATCAAG GTGAGGATGCAACTAGGTCAAGGATCAGGTGCGCAGATCGCATCCAACATTCTCAAAACAGAAGGGGGTTATGCCGCCTTTTATAGG GAAGTTATGATTACCTCAACTGCTCTAACAATGGGATGGGCTTTTAGTATCCCAACACAGTTGGCACAAATTCGTATGCAGGCTGATGCAACTTTTCCCACCTCTCAGCGCCAAAATTACACGAATGTCTTCAATGCGCTTCATCGTGTTGTTGCAGATGAAGGGGTTCGGGTGCTTTGGAGAGGTTCTGTGGCAGAAATAGCAAGGCAGTCCGCACTAATTACAGGGCGTATTGCTGGTTATCCTCTGAGTTTTAGGTACTTGAAGGATTCCCTTGGTTTTGGAGAGTCCACTAGTGCGATTG GTGCCTGTGCCATTTCTTCTTTCATCGGATGCGCTTTAAGTTTGCCATTTGACTATGTCAAGACCCAACTTCAGACTATGCAACCTGATGCTTATGGAAAATATCCTTATACTGGTAGTTTTGATTGTGTTCGCAAAACCTTGAAGACAGGAGGACTTCCTATGTTTTACTCCGGGTTCCGTTTCTATTATTTCAGAGTTGCTGCTCTGACGATG ATTACATGGTTTATCATGAAACAGCTTCGTCGTTTGGATGCATCAATCAATGAAAAAAAGATTACAATAAAAGCTCGTTGA
- the LOC112727778 gene encoding mitochondrial dicarboxylate/tricarboxylate transporter DTC isoform X1 — protein MEIETKINYMDPVKIGLNLLCVSLLQPMDMIKVRMQLGQGSGAQIASNILKTEGGYAAFYRGLSATLIRLPLHRAVKFGSYSIIATAVTEDNDRKPLSLRQEVMITSTALTMGWAFSIPTQLAQIRMQADATFPTSQRQNYTNVFNALHRVVADEGVRVLWRGSVAEIARQSALITGRIAGYPLSFRYLKDSLGFGESTSAIGACAISSFIGCALSLPFDYVKTQLQTMQPDAYGKYPYTGSFDCVRKTLKTGGLPMFYSGFRFYYFRVAALTMITWFIMKQLRRLDASINEKKITIKAR, from the exons ATGGAGATTGAGACGAAGATAAATTATATGGACCCTGTTAAAATCGGCCTCAACTTGCTCTGCGTTTCCCTCCTTCAACCAATGGATATGATCAAG GTGAGGATGCAACTAGGTCAAGGATCAGGTGCGCAGATCGCATCCAACATTCTCAAAACAGAAGGGGGTTATGCCGCCTTTTATAGG GGTCTATCTGCTACACTAATCCGGCTGCCTCTGCATAGAGCTGTTAAATTTGGATCATATTC AATCATAGCAACTGCAGTAACTGAGGATAATGATCGCAAACCCTTGTCACTTCGCCAGGAAGTTATGATTACCTCAACTGCTCTAACAATGGGATGGGCTTTTAGTATCCCAACACAGTTGGCACAAATTCGTATGCAGGCTGATGCAACTTTTCCCACCTCTCAGCGCCAAAATTACACGAATGTCTTCAATGCGCTTCATCGTGTTGTTGCAGATGAAGGGGTTCGGGTGCTTTGGAGAGGTTCTGTGGCAGAAATAGCAAGGCAGTCCGCACTAATTACAGGGCGTATTGCTGGTTATCCTCTGAGTTTTAGGTACTTGAAGGATTCCCTTGGTTTTGGAGAGTCCACTAGTGCGATTG GTGCCTGTGCCATTTCTTCTTTCATCGGATGCGCTTTAAGTTTGCCATTTGACTATGTCAAGACCCAACTTCAGACTATGCAACCTGATGCTTATGGAAAATATCCTTATACTGGTAGTTTTGATTGTGTTCGCAAAACCTTGAAGACAGGAGGACTTCCTATGTTTTACTCCGGGTTCCGTTTCTATTATTTCAGAGTTGCTGCTCTGACGATG ATTACATGGTTTATCATGAAACAGCTTCGTCGTTTGGATGCATCAATCAATGAAAAAAAGATTACAATAAAAGCTCGTTGA